The following DNA comes from Kaistia sp. 32K.
CGCTCGATCCCGAGATGATCAAGGAAGTGCTCGACGTCATGGTCGGCCTGGCGCTCGAAGGCATGACGATGATCTGCGTCACGCACGAGATGGGCTTTGCCCGCCAGGTCGCGAACCGCGTCATTTTCATGGATGGCGGCCAGATCATCGAGCAGAACGATCCGGTCAGCTTCTTCACCAATCCGCAGCACGAGCGGACCAAGCTGTTCCTGAGCCAGATCCTGCACTGACGCCGAGCATCGGTCGAATTCAAAAAAAAGCCCGGCAGGATCTGCCGGGCTTTTCGTTTTCTATGCCGATCGTCTTATCGGCCGTTCAGCAGCGGCGTGATGTTGCGGATGGTGACGCGGCGGTTCTGCCGCTCCGGTCCGTCCGTCGGGATCTTCAGGTAGCGCTTGCCGTAGCCCTGGCTGACGAGCGCGTCGCGCGGAATGTCGAAATAGTCCGACAGGATCCCGGCCACCGAGGCGGCGCGGCGATCGGAGAGTTCGAGATTGGCGAGGTCGGTGCCGACCGCGTCGGTGTGGCCTTCGATCAGGAAGACCGCGCGCGGATCGCGATCGACGACCCGGCCGATGGCCTGGCCGATCGAGCGCAGTTTGCGGACCTGATCGTCGGGCACGCGGGCCGAACCGAACTCGAAGGTGATCGTGTCGAGATCGACGCGGCGCACCATGTCGCGGACGCGCGGATCGCGACGGATCTCGTTCATCGAATAGCCGCGGTCGATCCGCTGCACCGGCGCGGCGCGGAACGTGTCCTCGATCTGCCGTTCGGTGGCGCGGCCGCCATCGATGAAGCGGTCATTCGGCCGGTAGGGGCGGCGATCGTCGCGATAGCCCGGAGGCGGCGGAACTTCCCGGTCACCCGGCATCCGGCCGTCAATGAAGATGTCGCGCGGCGGCGGCCCATCGCGATAGCCGCCGCGATCGGGACCGTCATTGCGGTCGCCGGGGCGGGGCGGCCGGGCGTCGGGACGCGAACGCTCGTTGCGGGATCCATCCGGCCGTGCCTGTTCGCCACGCGGGGGGCGGTTGCCGG
Coding sequences within:
- a CDS encoding OmpA family protein: MALADQAQMESRPIVVAQAAEDRVQKAKELLEKAQESLKQAEETGGDVRAARRGVADAMKDLRAVETPGGAAPAEPEKPAAPQPPKTDDNKTDDNKADGNPDRPARPSAGSGEQPKPYQPPAGSKKPDEPSAKPDPKPAQGEQKPKPQPPKAQPAPDRRPDDAGNRPPRGEQARPDGSRNERSRPDARPPRPGDRNDGPDRGGYRDGPPPRDIFIDGRMPGDREVPPPPGYRDDRRPYRPNDRFIDGGRATERQIEDTFRAAPVQRIDRGYSMNEIRRDPRVRDMVRRVDLDTITFEFGSARVPDDQVRKLRSIGQAIGRVVDRDPRAVFLIEGHTDAVGTDLANLELSDRRAASVAGILSDYFDIPRDALVSQGYGKRYLKIPTDGPERQNRRVTIRNITPLLNGR